gcttaatgcatgaaaatgatacaggggtttaacattctcctaagcacctgagctcacttgaaatagacccagaagacatgggaaactgtcctttgcttacagaagtcagcagaagttgtagaagtccattctttttgacaataatagagcattgcacatcctgtgctacagtgaaaatggaccatccaacttgtgttagtgctagcttcaaaagtcagcctccatgatggcatgcggatgcagtagtgattggttaagatgttctcactcatctgtagagttaaatacagtgctgaatggtataaatgggttttaaacagcatgaaaagccactcatgcattatattttgaagggagatcttcgattactgccacatagtaaggtcaaattgcattctctactatgttttaacagtttggctccatcataaggaccagcaggtgataaaatggtgggtttttggtcaagacctgtcacactgtaagcactacagaaatgaaaacattgcaaaacatgacaaggaatacacccaccatttaagctggtgaaatcatgtccaagataggaattaacactgtttttttatataaaatcatctcatcggttaatgtatttaactgttaagtgttgtcttttgttttatttttagtcttcctcgacatttgctgccatttattgtccccgtcccaactcttttgagacgtgttggatttatcaaattagaaatgagtacatatgtcccccaaaacaatattttttctcggttttaacacttaatatgttgtcttttcactattctccatctaaggaatgtattgaatgttttgaaaatgatagcattttgattttattcagtttaccaaacgtcccaacttcattggagttggggtttgtatatgcaGCGGCAGATATaaaggtaaaacaaaaaagttgTGTGAGGAATTGAATATATCTTTTTGATCGGCACTTTATGACGATTGCTATATTATGATCGGCAGCTGATTGATCAGAGTAtctctactttttttgtggttgCAGGGGAACAATGAACTTCATACTATAAAAAGGCAACATACGTACGTGTGTCAACACATCACTTGATAGAAGATAAAGATGGTCATGGCTATGGGCGGCAACCATATATTATTTGAATAGCATAGTTGCATATGTTTTATTCTAATCACTCATGTTCTTCTACAGATATCCATTCCCTGATGTGGAGAGTTGGCTGTGAGGCTGTCAAAAGGCCAGATGGTTCTCTACAGTTTGTCAAGGGTGTTAATGAATACAGCTACGATGGCAGAGATTTCCTTTCCTTTGATGACAACTCGATGCAGTGGGTGGCACCAGTCAATGCTGCTCTGCAGACGAAACACAAGTGGGACGGAGTGCCAATCCTGAACCAGTACACCAAGGGCTACCTGGAGAAGGAGTGTGTGGAGTGGCTGGACAAGTTCCGAACATATGGAGACAGTGAACTTACAGAAAGCCAAAAACATTGTAGGTTCCTCCAGTAGCACCAGTACCATTGTTGGCAGGatttacattttaaaataattgtaataAATAATTTGTTTCTGTTTGTTCATGTTTCTGTTTGCTAGATCGCCCGAAGGTTTACCTTTTTGCCAGAAACGGGAGACCTCATGGTAGATACCAGTTGACCTGCTTGGCCACAGGCTTCTACCCAAAGGACATCAAGATCAGCATCCTGAAGAATGATTGGCCTGAGAAGGATGGCCACCCAAGCGATATCTTGCCTAACGGAGATGGAACCCACCAGATCAGAGTGACTTTCCTACCGGTGAAAGACGAAATACACATGTATAGATGTAAAGTGCATCACTGGACCCTGAACGAATCCACTATAGTCGATTGGAAAACAGGTGACACTGTCTTTCTGGGCTACGAGTCTTACATGATTTtacagttaaagtgatactgccccatttctggaaataagcttattttacacctcccctacagttaaataaggggtcttacacactagggcagcAAAGCGTCGCGGAATGGGTGCGTTTTTTACTGGCATCGGTGAaaacacattgaaacatatctgtccttacacaccaaccggcggtagtcgagcgtcagcggcgcgggagccggctccgcgccacgctgcatttggaaaatagaactcgagcgtatttttcacgccggcgaccggcggtgtctcattcaaatgaatggcaaagtagcatgctagctttggctgtggggagggttttgaataggactggccgcacacgccgacgctgtcagtgtgaaaggcagagaaaaacacgccggccaaaactaagcagaaagaccgcgttcgtcccgggaccgttccgttccaccttggtatgttttggccctaatagggtttaccgttctcctatactttcaaccgttctctgggtacagcagtgcaaattttacctccaagctagcagttaacattgagtcctatgagaccagttagccgccagctggtctcataggactcaatgttaactgctagcatagaggtaaaattcgcactgccatactcagagaatggttgaaagtacaggagaagggtaaaactcaactatttaactcaaggggaggtttaatatgagcttattttttttattttttattttatttatttatttttgcttcaacaaggaatgcacaatttcgttgtgcttgtcacaatgacaaataaaagatattgtattgtatattgtattgtattatttccaaaaattggacagtatcactttaactaacATACATAAACAGTGTGTTTAGTCAGTGTGTTtagtcatcattattattagtagtactaGTGTGGATATTAATATTATGgttatgatgataataataataataataataataatgataataatgataataaaacaataacaacagtTATGTTTCTGACATTTGTAGATGGGCAACTTGTAGATGAGGTTTCCCGCCcgggctccggctccggctctggCCCGCCAATTGGTGCCATTGCTGGTGGTGTCATAGCACTGCTGCTTATTGGTGCTGGTCTGGGGATGATCTTCTTtgccaaaaagaaaaagaaactctGCTTTGGTAAGTTCTGCACATGAGAATGAAACAAAATAGTTAAccagaactgtcatttcactgcaagctagcctaCAAGGTTACGGTTGTATGTTACGAATAAATGACTCTTACTCTAACTCTTAAATAAAAGAAATATTGAAACGGCAATCTCCAGATTGTTAGCCAAGGCTGATTAGAAGTTGAATTTTTTAGAAGAAACACATTTCTTATCGTGTTGGCCTCACAGATGGTACTGTATGTGAAATGTTTTCGTATCCTAAatgtcttacggtagggacacatacacgcgaatttgcgaactttgccattcattcctatgagagaggcgaaggcaagcgatggcgaggcgatggcaagcgacagcaagcgaacaggagcgaagcgaagcgaaattattaaagaaagtttaatgttatgcaaatgaggagcgaattcgcctgccacggcccaatcaaatcaacaacataactgttccattccatttgattcgccgcgacgacctgatgacggttgaatttcgcctctcttcgcttcgcctggcttcgcctcctatgtgtccctaccgttagggttTTTCACatttatagggttttcacacctggtccctttcagccacctaagcaaactcagagtagtgactcagcgtttttccgagatcctggtcattgtaatgggNGCaggtctttgtttacatttcaaaaaaatatttttatttattcccaaaaaccgtggcctaacggtagggcactgggttactttgCCAGCgacgcgggttcgattcctgacccgggtcacttgccgatccttccccatctctctctctctcgactcattcctgtctctcctccactgtcctgtcaaaaataaagggaaaaaaacccctaagtgtaatgtagtgtaataacaTTATAACATCTCTCTTCTGTATAGGAAGCCAACGGAAACGGCTAAACACCTGTGCAATGGTGAGTGGGAAGCATTCTACCACAGAATATCCACAGGTATAAGAGTTCCTGTTAAATTCCACTTGGAAGCCTAGATAGCCATGCGCTGTGTGTTTTTAGCTATTTTGAGCTTTGCTCTGTAGACCTTTCTTTTAGATTACTCttttatcttaacccctccacctttgtatgtgttttaaatgttctctatgtctgttaaatgttttgtgtgtgtgtgtgtgggtgtgggtgtgggtgtgggagtgagaggtgtaccaccactgcaaaacaattgtccatactgggacaaataaaggctgCTATTACTACTACAGTAACAGGAAGCCAAATGTATCTTCAAGGTGtcaacaaagtttttttttcctgtacTCTTCAGGTTGAGATGATCCATGCTCTGGAGTAAAAGTCAAGAataagtagcctctttgtgcccTCTATGGGCCCACCAGCAGgctgttcactcattgctgaaaaggctcaactacatcataacatgcTGGTGTGGATGGTGGTCTTCTCATCCTTTTTGAGCCGCTGTGACCTGTTAAGGTGGTAACattaggccactttcacaccAAAGCGGTGAAGCGTCGCGGGACGGAAGCCATTTTTAccagcggtggcgaaaatacatggaaacatatctgtccttccacaccaaccggtggtagtcAGGCATCAGAggtgcgggagccggctctgctCCGCGTTGCATTTGGAAAGTAGAACTCGAGCGGATATTGGACGGTTACACGCCcatttgggctgcttgggatggccgtctgtgggtaaaaacgggaaaaatcgtccatttggcgtttttttttctgcagttttatgcccatagaatcaattcaatttgttgaaattggaaaGAATTTAGTGCCTCTCTCCGGCTTTTGAgtaccttttgggtgggatttgatcagacacatctggcaaaacTGCCTTGCCTCTGACACAAATGTACAAAATGGCACCTCAAATGTTTGTTATGCAACTTGGCAATTTATGGAACACAAGTGACACAGTACATTCCCCAAAttactgacaaaaactgtgaaaattatattaatatattaattaattaatatatattaataatactttgaaaataaaatatataGTTATTGACAGATTGACTAATGGTTTTGACTGCCTTGTCCGTACACAGTGACATAACGAGcaaacattttgatggctctgacacgttcacagacacaaaaacctggttttgagagattggccaagggttttgagcaagagattgggttttgcaggtcatccatggtgttttgccaatTGTTCAATCtgttttggaaatgaacgtgatgttttgcaaaatgcgagtaagattcgagaaatgtacaaaaccaattgagaaatactgtaatgacacatttgacaaaatatgtagaaaGTTAAGCCCTGTGTatgtgttgcgtgtgcgtgtgcgtgtgtgtgttttaaccagATGTAAGAGGGGTCACTGTAGCAGACTGCGCTACGATAGGATCCAGACCATGGGCAGActtagagtgcgtcttaatatgtgaccttgcctcctccacttgcctcctccacttgcttctcgtcatgacatcactgacaacagcattatatttcaatatcttgcaaaagctcaattgtagagtctttttctcgtttgcaatagagctcttcagcgttgacgtcaacttgtatgcggcgtttggactaccggttccatggcgattttttacattgcaaaacgccatagagattcaggtttggcaaaaatataagttgcacggcaacaacgaacattagcatgtccccgcatccctttctcattagtggaaggGATCGTATCaccatgttggtgtattcacatgttaaatcacgacgattataattcaatattgctaacccctttctgatcattaaaacttccgaactacatactttcctttggttgccatgggtacaaccttccgcacgtacatgccgttagatacaggcgccgcttctgtagtcaccaaaagcttccgggtttagcatatggacgcaacatcgtatttatgtcgaagtttgacacaaaatgatcaaccatgtcatacctacagcctatttttaacaccctcgacagtttgcgggggttcgctaagcgcgtgcttgcactcggagcttatttgaaatttacccctattcattcccaatggaggccggaagccgataggaaccaggacgtccttaaatgctaacatgaaagactacaatctactacatgcttccgcttccgctgaagaactctattgggatggtgaatgaaaaacagtggctaggctgacagctgggaaactttatcgttttctccacggaggaggggccaggaggctggacgaggagacaagcgcaagtggaggaggcaaggtcacatattaataCGCATTCTTAATtgcatggggacccgggttcgagtcctgccTGTACTGATTCCCGGCCCCGGCCCCATCACTTCCTCCCTGCCATTTCCTGTTtactcttcaactgtcctgtcaaagtaaaagtatacAAATCAAatcttacaacaacaacaacaaaaaatctaacaacaaaaaagagagacaagCACACAAGGGTCTTTTGACATGAAGCAGCTCATgatctctgtctttttctgtctataGGCCCGTATTGAAACACAGAGGATTAATATTCCTCAAAagcccaccctgtgtgtgtgtgtgtgtgtgtgtgtgtgtgtgtgtgtgtgtgtgtgtgtgtgtgtgtgtgtgatctctgtctttttcttctcATGTTGTTCTTGTCTGCGCACTGTACGCTTTTGGTACTGATGACGTGGTGCTCTGGACTGGTGACTCAAATGCACTGAAGGACTGGACAGCCATTGCGGAACACATGTGAAAGTTTATTTTGGACCAGAGTTTATCATTATATCATAAAAAATGATTATGTAAGAAGATAACTATTAGTTATTATTGCAGGTTATTGTTTCAGCTTCGTAATGAGAACATTGTTTTCCCAAGTTGGCCtgttatctattttattttttaaaaggtgAATATTTCACAAACACATTTTCATATTAGGCTATACTTCTATTTCATTTGCAGCAAAGTGTAGCCTATCATAGCCTACTGACATTGGCACAGTTTGATTCATTatgcaatacataggcctatattgttacaTAGTAGGCCTTTATGTTATGCGTTATTTCATAATGTGTCTATAGGGCCACACAAGTCTAATCTAGTAACAATTGTGGTTCACCTGTCCAAATACTTCATTGGCACTTCATCGAGAAGTCATATTAAAATCACACACTAATGAATGTTATTAAATTAGACACAGGAGTCTAATCTCATAACAATTGTAGTTCGCCTCTCCAAGTTGGCCCTACTTGACActattttcacacctggtcctttTCAGCTAAGCGAACTCAGaatagtgactcagcatttttgcagcataagtgaacgctccaaagcgtacccagacccctcggaagctaactgtactgagaccttggttgacgtggtctcagttcggtttgcttatgagttctgacaaatCACACTTGTGACTTGgtgtaaacattacattacattacattggatttggcagacgctttataatcaaCGTGActctcaaaagaggacataatcaaacgaacatcacaagcaaatacaaagtgcacaggagatatacagaacaacaagtgcagttgcaaagaggggttagggtttttttttttaaaataataaagagtacacgcacaacacacatacacaaacacatacacacacacatacatacataaactacactaaactaaacatcatgtcaagagtctgccatGGGgttaggccagctcaagcattagtctagtagctcctctcgaaagaggaaggtctttacttgtttcttgaaggctgcaagagatgtgcttagtcttgagtgtattacaaaaataacTGGCTGgctaatcacttaaggagggctctagaggaccgggtgtgatcaaaaagaggactgacacaccataaaagcctaccaggaccagaaagatcagccagttctttttgtaatacactcacaatatgaacaaaaacagaactgagtccttttgctgtcggttcactttttggtccacttaaagaggactgagttcggttcacttaaaggggactaggtgtaaAAACCCTTTGACACACACAATAAACCATGCAGCCGTACCAACAATCACATACTATATACATACACTGCCGGGGGCATACAGTGTTATTGTGGAAGGTTGTTGTGTAGTGATGGTAGATGGGATGAAGCTTTTGCTGAAATGTGCTCGTGGCCACCCGAGTATCTTGTAACTCCGTCTGGATGGGCAGTGGTGATTCTAGGGTAAATCGGGggcccaagcgaaaattcaaaaggtggaacattcgcaacaaatcaccactactgtagcataaagtcttagctgttgttcacccaagcggctgcctacctagcctggtgacaagatgcgcctctgcagaTGGGAGCAGTGTGAAATGTTGATGGAGAGGGTGGGTGTGGTCTCTGATTATTGACTGTGCTAGACGTGTGACAGCTTTGTGGTTAAGATAAGTTAGGTTGTGTGGGGTGGCGAGTGAttttggatgcagtgtgtgtgattttaatgATTTGTTCCTGCAGCTGGTGGAGAGCATGATATAAAGACAGGGTGAGCAGTAGCCTACACTAGGATGGGCTGGATGATGTGTTCAGGGTGTGGATCACCTGGACGTTTACGGATCACATTAAGTCTCTGTTGAGATCTTTTGTGGATGTTGGTGACATGTAGACATGTGTTGGAGTAGTCTGCCTATTGTGCCTATGGGTTTTCTatttcatgggggggggggggggggggggggggtttataaATGTAGCACTTTCAGGAAAATTGTAAAAGCCTTGAGTTTTTCTTTGCTTTTGTCACAGGGTGACTAACTTTGGTGAACTTTTATTGTGACACCAGGTAAAACAAAGATGGCTGCCCCCTGTGTTTTCATCATGACAATGAGATGCAGGTGTGATTGATTAAACAACTGAGCAGTATGATTGGTGCAGACGGGATTAATGACTGTTTTTAAACCAAGGGTTGGACAGAGAAGGCAGGACGGGAGACGACCAGGACGAGGGGTGAGCACGGAGCAGGTGAGTGAGCCGCGGAGGGGGGCCGGTGACTGTGACAAGGCTGGGGAGCAGCGGCAGCAGAGGAGAGAACGCCGCAGACCGGTATCCGGGTGGAGCCAGCGGAGGATGAGACGGTACGCGATGTGAGTCCTATGGACGGTGACCCAGGCAGCCTGACAGTTCACGGAGGGAGCGCGGTGGCCTACGGCCGGATGGATACGCGCCCCGAGCTGAAGATGGTGCCTCGTTGGGATTGGAGGGGGAGGCAGATGAGACCCCCCCGTGAAGATAAGTACTGTAACCTGGCTACCACGGCCTTCACCAATGAGCTGCTCCCCCAGCTTCTTTCTGTGCCCCCCttggctctctctcgctcacccccTTTCCACCATTGACTGTTATAGAGTGCATTGACTATTAACTCTGGCTACAGCCACACACCACAGGATCAGGCACAGCTAGCCCCTTTTGTTTTCGTGGATTAACCACGCATATTGCAGTGTATTTCACCTATGGAGTGCAGTGAGTGCTGAAGATTATTTCACGTTTGCTGTGATTGGGTAGCGAcaacctatctgtgtgtgtgccagccttcATATTAAATGCACACTAAACTTTTGGATGTTCTGTGCAGAGTTCCGGAGTACATTCGCCCATGAGGGGTCTGCCAGCTTGCCTCCTACACCGACGGAAccgagtaggcctagtagtaatgGACGCTGCTACAGGACTTGTGATCCTGAGTGACTATGATTGTGGCTTTCAGCCCTTGGGACAATTGTATTTTATAtgaaaagtaaataaatgtaTGTTTAAATCCTGAAACTTGGTCTTGTCATATTGGTGGTGTGCAGTTACTCCCCAGGGTGGTTGTTTGTATCAAAGGGGGCGCCGCACAGAAAAACGTGCGCCCTCTACCTGTGACACTTTTGTCACAGCAACGCACATGTGAATAAAATATCACAAAGTTTTTTCTTTGTAATGTGAACTCGTGCTCTTAAACAGCATGCTGACACACTTTTGATGTACAGCTATTTAATTTATTTGAAATGTATTTGATTGcttgtttttaattgtttactTGCTTGATGGGTGCATCCCCCCCCCTGCTTTTCCCTTTGAGGCATGGCCAAAACAATTCTCACgtattacatgtctgtgtgttttgtgctgtttTACGCGTATGTTGAATAGGACTGTTCTCTCACGCACACAGTTTCCTTACCAAACTTCTGTAGTGATATATGATGGCTTTCTGTTAGTAGAAGATCATTGGCTGATGCTTATTATGAACCAGTGTGTGTTCCCCGCATCTGCGCTCTATACAGCTTGTAGTGAAGAGACGGAAGGTTGGAGTCGGCGAGCCGAAGAGCCTACGCACTTAGGCGGCCATAAGAATCCACAATTCCGAACCTGGATGAACAGTGTGGAGAAAAGTTGAAATCAACATTGATCAGGATGCATCTTCTTACCCTTTTCACGATCTCCGCGTTTCATTCGGCATGTTTGGGTAAGAGTTCTTTTTTAAACTGTTTAACGCCAGGGACAGGTGTCGAGGAACAAAATGAAACCGAAACGAACTCTACACCCCCTCGGATCGCATAACGATTTCGATAGTCAAGATTAAAATTTTTACACTCAATGTGTATTTTTAGCCGAGGGACTGTGCGAAACAGTTGTCCGATTATGTTTTGGCAAACAATACAAATTCTTTGCCTTTCGAACTGACTTCGAGGAGCCATTCACCGCGTCTGGATTCGGTAACAGTCGGTGTAGGATACGAAGTTTGTTTGTGACCTTGTAAGGTCTTCGTTTCTTTACGGCTCAAGTATGCTGTTAAAATGTTTGGTTTTCAACATTAGGTTACCCCTCATCAGATAATACGTTGTTGTTGTGAGGCTTATGTGCTTTAACGGCACGCCAGAAGGAGTAGGCGTAGGCTACTATGCACCGCAGACCTCCCCAATGTTCATCTCCACCTGGCGATCCAAAACCAATTCTTCACAAAAGCGGAGCGCACTTGTTTTCGTCCGATTTTGTGTTCTCTTGGTAGCGGACAAAGGTCTGACACATATGTAGGGCATATTGCTTCTGTATTAAACCACTATTGCCAACGCTGAAAGACGTATAGTAGGCCTAACATTTGGGATTCTTCTGCATTAGGCTAAATGACTTGATGAACCATCTCCACTCCCCAAAAGACGTAGCCTATTGTTTTGAATAACTTAATTGATACGTTCATCAAATGGGCTACAATAAAATAGGAATAAGCACTGTAAGCTACTTATTATCAAGTTTGCATGAAgtgttttgcatttgtgttttGCATTGTGCATTTCCACTAACCCTAAGTGACTCTGAATTGTAATTAATGTGTCATAGGCTGAATCAAATCAACAACTGTCAGGAAAAAAGCTCAAAACTGCTACCAGAAAACTTTCTGTTATGGCAGCTTGAAGAATTGTAAAAGCCCAACAACGAGGCTACTGTGAACACTTAAAGTGTAAAGTTTATGTTACTAGAGGTGTGCTGACTTTTAAAACAGGGGAAGCCCATGCTACGTGTTCAGGGTTGTAGCCTATCATGCTTTTCTTCAAATGTGTATTTCTGCATAATTCTGCTGCAAGACCTGACCTCAAATACTGAGCATGACGGCCCTCTGAAACATCAAAGAATCCCAAAAAACGCTCCTGAATGTGAGTCTAACAAAAGATGTCACCTGCCAAGCAAAAAAGAGAGCAGCCTGCACTTCACTTATTTCATCAGAGACAGTGGCAGCAGTCGTATTTTGCCAGTGTTTCTGGGAATTCTCTATGGTCCCTTATTATCTGATTCTTGACTGCCAAGACAAGTTATGACATGTCAATCAGGCGATTTCAGAAGAAATCACTTCATTAAGCTATAGGACAACATGTTGTAGTTATGAAACTACATGCAGTATTGGGCATATCTTGTGTTTTGTGAGTTACTATTTATCATCAATATTTATCATTGGAGATGTTTCTGTTACGCCCGAGAATGAGGGAGGCCATCCGGCTTTCTGAATATCTGTGGCTGATGGGGAGGTTCAAAGCTGTGTTGACTGTTCAgtaattgtaggcctatcattataGTGTTTGTgtgacaaaaaagagaaaagggaacgcTTCACTGGGTCATGTATCCAGTTAGTgtaaaagggtgctcatcaaaaagaacttgggcgtccaaacttccatgaaaagataaaaaacactatttgaggcactccttgtgAATGGGTCGAAATGCGTAGGCATGTACAgtattcaataaaggctttttaactttagtaaggagtgcctcaaatagtgtttttttaatcttttcatagtgtttgtgtgcatgtatgtgtgtgtgtgtgcgtgcgtgcgcgcctgcctaTATACCTTCTTATATTAGTATAACAGTATGCGACCtcttgacatacacattttagtaTAATATTACAGTAGCTAAGCTgttcttctttttaatttttcTCATCAAAGCTGATATACAGCTAGAGCCAGAAAGGCATTCCCTGTACTATGTGTACACGGCCCTGTCACAGCCCGTCTCTGCTCCTGGCATCTACGAGTACACTGCCATGGGTTTGCTAGACGACAGGAAGATTGACTACTATAACAGCATCGGCAAGGTCAGGAAACCTCAACAGGACTGGATGAATAAGACAAAGGTTCTTCCTGCCGACTACTGGGAGAAGGGCACCCAATCACGCAAGAGTAAAGAGCAGTGGTTCATACTCGCTCTCAACATCCTTATGGAACGCATGAGGCACAACGCAAGTGGTAAATGTCAACACATCCTGGTGGCATACTCATGTAATTTTATTATGAAAAATAAAAGGGAAAATCCCACTGTTTCTACCACAAGAGCTACTTGTGTAATATTTGTGATTATACATATATAATGCTCGTAGGCGGTGTGATTAATAACACTAGATGTGAGGAGTCATCTATGGAGTGTTGGTGGATACCCTCACTATTGGTGACTTGTCCAATCAGAAATTCTTAAATAACTCGaacggatctaactattgtataatataCAGTAAAATGTGATCgtgaaatcaatcaatcaatcaaaaatatttatatagcacattatcataaatACGTGTTATTCTATGTGCTTCAGAAtagagaaaaaaggggaaaaactaTCCTGTAttatgagaataaagctgtttaacttccttttaaaacaagatatcTGTTGGGggagttctaatttggacagggagttggttccagcattttacAGCATAATGACGAAATGCCAGTTCCCCCAACTTAGACCTGACCCTCGGCACAACCAGTAGATGatattctgaagacctaagacatct
The Engraulis encrasicolus isolate BLACKSEA-1 chromosome 20, IST_EnEncr_1.0, whole genome shotgun sequence genome window above contains:
- the LOC134436080 gene encoding class I histocompatibility antigen, F10 alpha chain-like, whose product is MEPERHSLYYVYTALSQQISAPGIYEFTAMGLLDDRIIDYYNSMGKVKVPRQDWMKAKLPADYWQKGSLSRKNKEQRFKLNLNTLMERMRDNASDIHSLMWRVGCEAVKRPDGSLQFVKGVNEYSYDGRDFLSFDDNSMQWVAPVNAALQTKHKWDGVPILNQYTKGYLEKECVEWLDKFRTYGDSELTESQKHYRPKVYLFARNGRPHGRYQLTCLATGFYPKDIKISILKNDWPEKDGHPSDILPNGDGTHQIRVTFLPVKDEIHMYRCKVHHWTLNESTIVDWKTDGQLVDEVSRPGSGSGSGPPIGAIAGGVIALLLIGAGLGMIFFAKKKKKLCFGKFCT